GGAAACTGCTCCAGAACAGGCTGAAGATTTTCAAGCAATCTTTTCTGACTTTCAGAAGACAATTTTACAAGGTATCACCCACTGGCAGAGTCCGAACTTTTTTGCCTACTTCCCAGCCAACAGCAGCTACCCTTCTGTACTCGCCGAAATGTTGACTGCAACAATGGGCGCTCAGTGTATGATATGGGAAACTTCTCCAGCTGCAGCCGAATTGGAAGAGAGAATGATGGAATGGCTCAAAGAAATGATGGGCTTACCTAACGAGTTTGTAGGCGTAATACAGGACACAGCCTCTACAGCAACACTCTGTGCCATACTGTCTGCCCGTGAAAAAGCTTCAGGCTTCACTATCAATCACACTGGTTTTACAGGAAAGGAGCAGTTTCGTGTTTACTGTTCCTCCCAAACGCACTCTTCCATTGACAAGGCTGTCAGGATTGCAGGATTGGGTTCTGACCACCTCAGAAAAATTGAGGTCGATGAGCACTTTGCCATGAAAGCTGACAAGCTTCAAGCTGCCATCATTGAAGATATTGCCAATGGCTTTACGCCACTTTGTGTAGTAGCGGCAACCGGCACCACAAGCTCTACAGCAATGGATCCGATAAAAATGATTGGGGAGGTCTGTCAACAACACAATGTGTGGCTTCACGTAGACGCAGCCTATGCGGGTACAGCAGCCATCTTACCCGAAAAACGTTGGATACTGGATGGGTTGGAATTGGCAGACTCTTATGTATTCAACCCACATAAATGGATGTTTACCAACTTCGATTGCACAGCTTATTATGTTAAGGACAAAGGAGCGCTTATTCGAACTTTTGAAATTCTTCCTGAATACTTAAAGACTAAAAATGACCATACCGTTAATAACTACCGTGATTGGGGTGTGCAATTAGGACGAAGGTTTAGAGCACTCAAACTATGGTTTGTGATCAGAAGCTTTGGCGTTGAGGGTATTCGAAACCGACTTCGTGACCATCTTTCATATGCAACGTATTTTGAACAGGAGATCAAGCAGCGTTTTGAGGTCGAGATAATGACCCCTACTCACCTCAACCTTGTTTGCTTCAGGTTCAAGCCAACAGGTCTGTCGGAAGATGCCCTTGAGAAGTACAACCAAGGTATATTGGATAATATTAACAAGTCAGGAAAGGCATATCTCACACATACCAAACTTGATGGAAAATACACTATCAGAGCTGTATTTGGACAAACGTATCTTCAAAAAAAGCACGTTTCTGCACTGATTTCGCTGCTTGAAGAAGTAAACACAGAACATACGCTAAAACGTTAATTTTCAATCATTAACAACAAAAAATGCATTTATATAAAATTCCTTACATACAAGTGCATCTACATATGTTCTAAATAACAATACACACTTGGAGATCTTGGTATTTTACAATACTTTCATCCCATATTTAAATTAAAACAATATATTCATGAAGACTTCGCACTTTCTCATAGCTGCCACAGCTTGTGGTATGTTAATGACCGGATGTGGAAAAACAACTGAAAAAAAGGAAAGTCAAGAACAGACTGACAGTAAAACAGACAAAGGTACTGAGCTGATGAGCAACTACACATCGTTCAAGCTTACTACTGACCTCAGTCACTTGTCAGAAGATCAAAAAAGCATGGTAGGGCTTCTGATTGAAGCATCTCAGATTATGGATGACTTGTTCTGGAAACAAGCTTATCCAGGAGACAAAACCAAGCTGCTAAACGGCATTCAGGACGCAAACCTGAAATCCTATGCACAGATCAATTATGGTCCTTGGGACAGAATCAACAATAATGAGCCTTTCATCAACGGTGTAGGCGAAAAACCAAAAACTGCCAACTTCTATCCTACCAATATTACCAAGGAAGAATTTGAGGCACTAGACAATAATGAAAAGACTAGCCTTTATACAGTTCTCAGAAGAGATGAACAGGGTAAACTGAAGGTTATCCCTTACTCTGAAGCTTATAAAGATGAGCTGAGCAAAGCTGCCTCATTACTGGAAGAAGCTGCCAAGCTTGCCAAAGACGAAGGTTTCAAGCAATACCTGACATTAAGAGCTGAGGCCCTGATGAGTAATGACTATTACAATTCAGACATTGCGTGGATGGATATGAAGGACAATATGATTGACCTTGTATATGGTCCTATTGAAAACTATGAAGACAAGCTTTATGGTTACAAAGCGTCCTTTGAAGCATATGTCTTGATTAAAGACATGGAGTGGTCTGAAAAGTTGGCAAAATATGCTCAGTTTTTACCTGAACTCCAAGAGGGATTACCAGTGCCTGACAACTACAAACAGGAAAAGCCTGGTACTGACTCGCAACTGAATGCCTATGATGTAGTCTTCTATGCAGGGGACTGTAATGCGGGTTCTAAAACAATTGCGATCAACCTGCCAAATGATGAAAGGGTTCAACTGAAAAAAGGATCTCGCCGCCTGCAACTGAAAAATGCAATGCGTGCCAAGTTTGACAAGATCCTGGTACCTATCTCAGATGTACTAATAGATCCTTCACAAAAGCAGCACATTACGTTTGACGCCTTTTTTGCCAATACGATGTTTCACGAAGTGGCACACGGTTTGGGTATAAAAAATACAATTAGCGGAAAAGGTACAGTAAGAGACGCACTGAAAGATACTTATTCTGCTTTGGAAGAAGGCAAGGCAGACATACTGGGCCTTTACATGGTAAAGAAACTCCATGAAAAGGGTGAAATTGATGGTGATATGAAAGATTACTACACCACTTTCATGGCTGGCATCTTCCGTTCGGTAAGGTTTGGTGCTGCTTCAGCACACGGGGCTGCCAACATGATCCGTTTCAACTTCTTCCAATCATACGGTGCTTTTGAGAAAACACCTGAAGGCAAATACAAAGTCAATTATGACAAAATGGAAGAAGCAATGAATGCACTTTCTGAAAAAATCCTGATCCTGCAAGGTGATGGTGACTATGAAGGTGTCAACAAGCTTGTAAGTGAAATGGGAAATATCTCAGCTGATCTGCAAGCTGACTTGAACAAATTAGGCGAAGCTGGCATCCCAGTTGACGTAGTGTTTGAGCAAGGTAAAAGTGCTTTAAATATATAATCTAGCGTAGATCTTTTGTGAATATTAATTCATACGAATTTCACAAAGTCATCGTTTGTTCATTGAGAAGGTCAGGGTAGCCCAGCTGTAATCTGGGCTACTCCTAACCTAATAACTAAACTTCGCTTTTTTAGCTAGCTAACTTAATCCTCAGGAAGGATATTTTTCATGTCAATTTTTATTCGATGAGATTACTCGCTGTTTCTTGGGCAATCGTTTTGTCCACTTTTTTATTAAATACTTCTTTCGGACAGCATCATGAGCTTACAGCTGGTATTGGAAAGTTAAAGCCTATATCTGACTTGTCTTGGACCCACACAGCGGGCACAAGCTATTCAGTATCATATGCCAAACACTTTCCTGATAAGATCAAGTACCACAAAGCAAAAAAGAAAAAGAAGAGAGATGATTACTATGCAAACATCAAAGCCAAATACAGAAACTATTATCTTAAAGGCTTGACTCAGGACTTTTTGGAAAGCGGTTGGTCATTAGATGCCAGCATCACTTATGCCCAGCTGCCGACTATTTCAGACACACTTTATTTTGACTCAGGTGACGGCTATTACAGCATGTCTTTCAGCGATTATGAGTTAATCCAACTAAGTGTTGGTACACGATACAATTACCGTATCAGCTTCGGTTCCATGATATATGGTGGTGCAGATTTGGGTTACTGCTACAACCGTTATACCGCTGATGACAGTAATATCATTCCTCCTTTTGATGGAGGAGTACTTGTATCACCTAAAATTGGACTATCTCATTTTTTCACTTATGCGATTGGGATTCGATTACAGACACAACTTCACATGTACTTCCCTATGACAGGGCTTGACAATGAAGCAGGCCGTTCATACTTCGATCCTACCCAAGGAAAATTCGCACTACAAAACAGTATCAACCTCGTAGTCCGGATTTAATAAACCAAAAACAAGTTAAACCAATGAAAAAAATTGTTTTTGCAGTGAATATCTTAGTCACGCTGCTATCAGCTTGTGCTACAGATACTCCGCTTTTATCTCAGGAAGAGCTGGAAAACAAATTAGGAGGTAAAACGATTGTCAACAAAAACGTCAGCGAAAGCGCCAGCTATCTACCTATCACCACAAATGGTTTCTGGATGTATTCGGTCGAAGGGAACTTCCTTACTTCTACATCTTTGAAAATGCAGTCTACTGGACAGAAAGTCCTGATCGGTGACTATGAGTATGATGAACTGGAGTCTTCTGTATTAGGCGCTGCTTACCATAGAAGTGAAGATGGCAAACATTATGGCATCAACTTCTTGCTGCTTCCCGGTACAACAGGAAGCAACCAGCAACCTGTCCTAATGTTGGATGAAAAACTGGACATAGGGGATTCATGGAGCGTTACTCCTGACAGTACTTCTGCTCAATATTATTCTTACGAATTCTCAATTGAAGACAAAGGGCTTCTGAAGAGTGTAAAGGATAGCTATTACGACAAAGTGATTCAGGTAAAAGTAAAATCAATTATCCATACTTCTAGTAATGGCGACCTTGAAGCTGGAGTTGAAAACCTGTTCTTTGCAAAAGGTGTAGGACTTATTTCGGTAGAAAAAGACTACTCTGAAGCAGGCACCGGCATGATTCAACTGATTGATAACAATATCCTATCTGGCAGTTTCTAGAAACATACAGGTAAAAGACCGTAAAGCCATCAGCATATTTCCAATGCTGGTGGCTTTTTTATTCACTCATTTTTTAGAAAACCTAAAGAATCATCAGGCAGTTACCTAAATAACAAGCATTGACACGAGCAACAAACCATTGACTACTATGAAAGACAAGCAAAAAAGGGAAGAAGTATTTCAGGAATACATCACTCCCACTCCTCATGATGTCAATAAGTTTATGGACAGCTATGAGCAACACAAGAAAAAAGCGTTTGACGGGTACCTGAAAGGTTATGTGAAGTATGACACATCCAAACATGATGATGACCATACCTATTATTGTGACGGATTTAACTACAATCCGCAAAAGCCCAACGACATCAATTACCATTAATTTCCCTTAATTGAGGGCTTGTATGCCACAAAGACTACGAAGTTTGCCTTTGTGGCATACAACTTTCAAGGAACCTTCTTATTTTTGCCCATCGGAAATTCAAATTACATTAAAGCCTTATAAAATGATTCAAAGAGTCCAATCTATCTTTTTGGCGCTAGTAGCCATTTGTATGATCGCTGCGATCTTTATGCCTACATGGCTGAAAGGTACTGTTGAGGGAGACGAATTTATGGTAGTAGCACTGATGGACGCAACTAATCTGACGATCTTCAACAATGGAGAGAAGGTTGGCAGCACTAGCACTTACTATATTGCGATCATCTCTGGTCTTGCTGCAATTATAGCATTCGCATCACTTTTCAGCTTCAAAAACCGTATGACACAGGTAAAATTCAACCTGCTTAATACGTTACTTATTGGTGGCGTGATGATGATCAACATTTACTTCTACTACTATTACCCTGAAACTCAGGAAGCATTAAAAACGAAGTGGGGTGTTGGTTTCTTCCTTCCATTTGCAGCTTTACTTTTCAACAACCTAGCTAACAGGTTTATCAAGAAAGACGAGCAATTGGTCAAATCAGTAGACAGACTGAGATAAACCACACTTTCATCCACAAAAAAGGTCAGACAATTTCAAAATTGCCTGACCTTTTTTATGCCTTATTTCTGTCGGTGAATCGTGATGACTGATGCCTTGCAGACTCCACCGATAGGTGGGTTGAATTTTCTGATTACCACTTTGGCTTCCTTTACCAAAGGGTGTATTTCAAAAATATTTTCCACGATACGGTTTCCAATATGTTCCAATAACTTCGACGGGGTTTCCATCTGGTTTTTCACAATCTTGTACAGAGATTCGTAGTTGACTGTTCCCGACAGGTCATCCTGTTCGGCTGCCAGTGAAAAATCTGTACTAACTTCCACGTCCACTCCGTATTTGTTCCCTATCTTCCTTTCTTCTTCATAGAAGCCGTGGTAGGCAAAAAACTCCATCCCTTCCAATGCAATCTTATCCATGCTATTGTATGCTTATTCTCTTAAAAGTAAAAGTCTAACCTCTTTGTGCCTCTCCTGCGAGCGGCAACGTAAACCAAAAAACAGTTCCCCTGCCAGTTGCATTTGGCTCTGCGCCTATTTTCCCCCTCATCGCTACTACCTGTTGCTTAACGACACTCAGCTGAAACTCCTCCATCAGTTCCTGATCAGTTGCCTGCGTAGAAACAGGGTTATAATTACCCATAAAGTCCAATATCTCGTCCATATTGTAGGCTAAACCTTTAGCATCCAAAGTGATCTTCAATACTTTATTCTCCTCTACAGCACCAATCACAATCCGACTATTGGCAGCCAATTGTCTCAAGATAAACTCAAGCAAACGAGTCAGGACATTGTGAAGAAATTTCTTGTCAAAAGTTACAGTTGGCAATACTTTACTGTACTGGATATCCAAGATGATATTCTGTTGAATAGCTTCCAGTACAAATGGGTCAATAGCGGCGTTCAGGGTATAATATGGGGTATCAGCCACCAAATTGGTCACCAGTTCCCCTCTATGTACCTGTGTTGTTTCCATAATGGAAAGAATATGGTCCAGCATAGAGTCTGATGAACGCTGTATCTGGTTCAGGTATTGTACCTGCTTATCATCCATCCCTTTTGTATTCAGCAGTACATTGGTAAGCATTGAGATGGTACTTACTGGGTTTTTAAGGTCATGTGCCA
This portion of the Limibacter armeniacum genome encodes:
- the folB gene encoding dihydroneopterin aldolase, which produces MDKIALEGMEFFAYHGFYEEERKIGNKYGVDVEVSTDFSLAAEQDDLSGTVNYESLYKIVKNQMETPSKLLEHIGNRIVENIFEIHPLVKEAKVVIRKFNPPIGGVCKASVITIHRQK
- a CDS encoding DUF4293 domain-containing protein, with protein sequence MIQRVQSIFLALVAICMIAAIFMPTWLKGTVEGDEFMVVALMDATNLTIFNNGEKVGSTSTYYIAIISGLAAIIAFASLFSFKNRMTQVKFNLLNTLLIGGVMMINIYFYYYYPETQEALKTKWGVGFFLPFAALLFNNLANRFIKKDEQLVKSVDRLR
- a CDS encoding pyridoxal phosphate-dependent decarboxylase family protein, which translates into the protein MMDIQAFRKNAHQMVDWMADYFEQIEQYPVKSQVKPNDIYQLLPETAPEQAEDFQAIFSDFQKTILQGITHWQSPNFFAYFPANSSYPSVLAEMLTATMGAQCMIWETSPAAAELEERMMEWLKEMMGLPNEFVGVIQDTASTATLCAILSAREKASGFTINHTGFTGKEQFRVYCSSQTHSSIDKAVRIAGLGSDHLRKIEVDEHFAMKADKLQAAIIEDIANGFTPLCVVAATGTTSSTAMDPIKMIGEVCQQHNVWLHVDAAYAGTAAILPEKRWILDGLELADSYVFNPHKWMFTNFDCTAYYVKDKGALIRTFEILPEYLKTKNDHTVNNYRDWGVQLGRRFRALKLWFVIRSFGVEGIRNRLRDHLSYATYFEQEIKQRFEVEIMTPTHLNLVCFRFKPTGLSEDALEKYNQGILDNINKSGKAYLTHTKLDGKYTIRAVFGQTYLQKKHVSALISLLEEVNTEHTLKR
- a CDS encoding dipeptidyl-peptidase 3 family protein; translated protein: MKTSHFLIAATACGMLMTGCGKTTEKKESQEQTDSKTDKGTELMSNYTSFKLTTDLSHLSEDQKSMVGLLIEASQIMDDLFWKQAYPGDKTKLLNGIQDANLKSYAQINYGPWDRINNNEPFINGVGEKPKTANFYPTNITKEEFEALDNNEKTSLYTVLRRDEQGKLKVIPYSEAYKDELSKAASLLEEAAKLAKDEGFKQYLTLRAEALMSNDYYNSDIAWMDMKDNMIDLVYGPIENYEDKLYGYKASFEAYVLIKDMEWSEKLAKYAQFLPELQEGLPVPDNYKQEKPGTDSQLNAYDVVFYAGDCNAGSKTIAINLPNDERVQLKKGSRRLQLKNAMRAKFDKILVPISDVLIDPSQKQHITFDAFFANTMFHEVAHGLGIKNTISGKGTVRDALKDTYSALEEGKADILGLYMVKKLHEKGEIDGDMKDYYTTFMAGIFRSVRFGAASAHGAANMIRFNFFQSYGAFEKTPEGKYKVNYDKMEEAMNALSEKILILQGDGDYEGVNKLVSEMGNISADLQADLNKLGEAGIPVDVVFEQGKSALNI
- a CDS encoding hybrid sensor histidine kinase/response regulator, which produces MKLLYIEDSLPDFKLLQSRLRKASEDGFEITHVTSLKQAKEAIQEYSFDLLLLDLSLPDAHGLEGLADLKSSFPLLPVVVLTGNTDKTVGLEAIRNGAQDYLVKGDFSVELFSRVCNYAVQRFNINQELKNALTALKEEKELVEQKNQQINAFVSLLAHDLKNPVSTISMLTNVLLNTKGMDDKQVQYLNQIQRSSDSMLDHILSIMETTQVHRGELVTNLVADTPYYTLNAAIDPFVLEAIQQNIILDIQYSKVLPTVTFDKKFLHNVLTRLLEFILRQLAANSRIVIGAVEENKVLKITLDAKGLAYNMDEILDFMGNYNPVSTQATDQELMEEFQLSVVKQQVVAMRGKIGAEPNATGRGTVFWFTLPLAGEAQRG